CCGCTCCCGCGGCACGAACCGCACCTGCGGGTGGCCGCGGTGCCAGCCGACCGACAGGCGCAGGTTGCCCACGCGGGCCAGGACCAGGCCGATCACGAGCGCGGCGAGGGCGGCCACCGCCCCTCCGGCCGCGAAGCCGACCCGGGCGCCGTAGGTGTCCGTGACCCAGCCGACGATCGGGGCGCCGACCGGGGACCCGCCGAGGAAGACCATCATGTACAGGGCCATGACGCGGCCCCGCATGGCCGGGTCGGTGGACATCTGGATGCTGGTGTTGGCGGTGACGTTGACCGTCATGCTGAAGACGCCTATCGGGACCATCAGCAGCGCGAACAGCCACAGCCCGGGTGCCGTCGCCGCCACGATCTCCAGGGCGCCGAAGGCCAGGGCCGCCGCGATCAGGACGCGCAGCCGGGCCGTGCCGCGCCGGGCGGCGAGCAGGGCGCCGGCCAGCGAGCCGACGGCCATGAGGGTGTTGAAGAGGCTGTAGGCGCCGGCCCCCGCGTCGAAGACGTCGTCGGCGAAGGCGGACAGGAAGACCGGGAAGTTGAAGCCGAAGGTGCCGATGAAGCCGACCAGCACGATCGTCCAGATCAGCTCGGGGCGCCCGGCGACGTAGTGCAGCCCCTCGCGCAGCTGGCCCTTGCCGCGCGGGGCCCGGCGGACGGCGTGCAGTTCGCGGGCGCGCATCAGCAGCAGGCAGGTCAGCGGCGCGACGAAGGACAGGCCGTTGGCGAGGAACGCCCAGCCGGTGCCCACCCCGGTGATCATCAGACCGGCGACGGCCGGACCGACCAGCCGGGCGGACTGGAAGTTGGCCGAGTTCAGGCTGACCGCGTTCTGCAGCTGGTCCCGGCCGACCAGCTCGGAGACGAAGGACTGGCGGGCGGGGTTGTCCACGACCGTGGCCAGGCCCATCGCGAAGGCGGCGACGTAGACGTGCCAGACCTGGACGTGGCCGGACAGAGTGAGGACGGCGAGGAAGAGCGCGGTCAGGGCCATCGCGGACTGGGTGACCAGCAGCGTGGGCCGCTTGCGCAGGCGGTCGACGAGGACACCGCCGTAGAGGCCGAAGAGCAGCATCGGCAGGAACTGCAGGGCCGTCGTGATACCGACGGCGGCGGAGGAGCCGGTGAGGCTGAGCACCAGCCAGTCCTGGGCGATGCGCTGCATCCAGGTACCGATGTTGGAGACGACCTGCCCCAGGAAGAACAGGCGGTAGTTCCTGACCTTCAGGGAGGCGAACATCGAGGTCTTGCGGGGGGCGTCGGGGGTGGTCGGGTCGTCGTGGCCGTCAGGTGCGGGGGCGGAAGCTGCTCCGGGTCCCGTACTCAAAGGGTTCGCCTCCTCGTGTACGCCGCTTACAGGTGTGCGAGCTTCTCCAGCACGGGGGCGGCGGCGCGCAGTTTCGCCCACTCGTCGTCGTCGAGTCCCTCGACCAGCGTGGCCAGGAACGCGTTCCGCTTGCGGCGGCTCTCCTCGAGCATCACCACGGCCTGCTCGGTCTGCGTGACGACCTTCTGGCGCCGGTCCTCGGGGTGCGGCTCCAGCCGGACCAGTCCCTTCGCCTCCAGCAGCGCCACGATGCGGGTCATCGAGGGCGGCTGGACGTGTTCCTTGCGGGCGAGCTCGCCCGGGGTCGCACTGCCACAGTTGGCCAGGGTGCCGAGCACCGACATCTCGGTGGGGCTGAGCGACTCGTCGACCCGTTGGTGCTTGAGCCGACGGGACAGCCGCATCACGGCGGAGCGCAGGGAGTTCACGGCGGCGGCGTCGTCGCCATGCTTGAGGTCCGGCATGTTCCTTAGCGTAACTCATTAGTCTGGCGAAGTACCACCGCACGATCACCGGTTGCCCGTGACACCCGCCACTGAAACCGGCAGTTCACCCGTACGAGTGAGTGGTGTACGGAAGTCGGAGTATCACCCGGCCGGCTGGGGCGACCCTCGACCGCATGGGGACCAGCGTGCTCAGCCTGCGGATGGACGGGGAGCTGCTCGACCGGCTCCGGGACCATGCGGCGAAAAGGGGAATGAGCGTCCAGGACTATGTCGTCCGGACGCTCATTCGGGATGACTTCGACGAGCGGTTCCAGTCCGCCGTGGAGGAGACGGAACGGTTCTACGGGGTCACCTGAGCCCCGCCGGTCAGGTGAGACCCAGGGCCGGCATCAGGTAGTAGAAGGCGAAGACCGCGGACACCGCGTACATGGTGACCGGGACCTCCCGGCCCCGTCCGGCCGCCAGGCGCAGCACCGAGAAGGTGATGAAGCCCATGCCGATGCCGTTGGTGATCGAGTAGCTGAACGGCATCATCAGCATCGTCACGAAGGCCGGGACGGCGATGGTGAAGTCGCTCCAGTCGATCTCCCTGATGGAGCCGGCCAGGATCAGGAAGCCGACCGCGACCAGCGCCGGGGTGGCCGCCTGGGACGGCACCATGGTGGCGACCGGAGTGAGGAACAGGGCCACGGCGAACAGCGCGCCGCTGACGATGTTCGCGAAGCCGGTGCGCGCGCCCTCGCCGACGCCGGCCGTGGACTCCACGAAGCAGGTCGTCGCCGACGCCGAGCTGGCGCCGCCCGCGGCGACCGCGATGCCGTCGACGAACAGGACCTTGTTGATGCCCGGCATCTGGCCCTCGCCGTCGGTCAGCTTCGCCTCGTCGCTGACCGCCATGATCGTGCCCATCGCGTCGAAGAAGCACGACAGCAGGACGGTGAAGACGAACAGCACGCCGGTCAGGACGCCGACCTTCTCGAACCCGCCGAACAGGCTGACCTCGCCGACCAGGCCGAAGTCGGGGGTGGCGACGGGGTTGCCGGGCCACTCCGGGGTGGTCAGGCCCCAGGAGGGGACGTCGGCGATCGCGTTGATGATCATCGCGACGACGGTCATCACCACGATGGAGATCAGGATCGCGCCGGGGGTCCTGCGCACGATCAGCGCCAGGGTGAGCAGCACGCCGAGGGCGAAGACCAGCACCGGCCAGCCGAGCAGGTGGCCGCCGGTGCCCAGCTGGAGCGGGACGGTGGTCTGGGCGGCATCCGGCATCCGGGTCACGAACCCGGAGTCGACGAGGCCGATCAGCATGATGAACAGGCCGATACCGATGGCGATGGCCTTGCGCAGGCCGTAGGGCACGGCGTTCATCACGCGCTCGCGCAGGCCGGTGGCGACCAGCAGCATGACGACGAAGCCCGCCAGTACCACCATGCCCATGGCGTCCGGCCAGGACATCCGCGGGGCGAGCTGGAGGGCGACGACGGAGTTCACGCCGAGGCCGGCGGCGAGCGCGATCGGGACGTTGCCGATGACGCCCATCAGCAGCGTGGTGAACGCCGCCGTCAGCGCGGTCGCGGTGACCAGCTGACCGTTGTCGAGCTGGTTGCCGTACATGTCCTTCGCGCTGCCCAGGATGATCGGGTTCAGCACGATGATGTAGGCCATCGCGAAGAAGGTGGCGAGACCGCCGCGGATCTCACGGGGCAGCGTGCTGCCGCGCTCGGAGATGCGGAAGTAGCGGTCGAGGGCGTTCTGCGGGGGCCGCCGGTCTTCGGACGGCTCGGGGGACGGGGGGACCTTGGCGGAGGCCGAGGTGGGCATGCGAGGACCTCATCACCAACAGGTTCCCCCACGGCCTTATTGGTGTTTCCTACGAATGAAAGTGGTCAGAGACAAACGGATTCAGTATGAAGGTATGAGCCGGAGATCGCTATCTCCGCGCGTAGACCCCGGTGGCGCCGCGCCGTCACCCGTCCGGTGCCCTCCTCGTAAGCTGTACGCATGAAGAAGTGGACACCCACACACGAGGCGCCGCCACCCCTGGAGGGCCCCGTGGTGCCGACCGTCGTCGGCGGCACCGTCCTCTGGTTCGTCCTCTTCCTCGTGCAGCTTCCCTTCTACGGCTGGTTCGACGAGCACGGCCACACCTGGTGGGTGTGGACCTGTCTGGCCGGAGCCGGGCTCGGGCTGATCGGCATCTGGTACGTCCGCAAGCGCGACGCCGCGCTCAGGCGGGCCGCGCGCGACACCGCCTGACCCGTTCGACGGGCGGCGTCCGTCGCCTCACGGCGGCCCGTAGTACCAGGGCATCACGCGGCGGCGCGTCCCCTCCTCCCCCGGTCGGATCTTCCGCGCATTCGGCGGGTGGAGCCCCAAAACGGCACGTACCGTCGAACGCATGACGCATCTCGACGCGGACGAGGGACTCGCCCCCGCGCATCCCGTCCACGCCCTCTCCCCGGCCACCGGGCTGACGGCGGCCGGTGTCGCCGAACGGGTCGCGCGCGGTCAGGTCAACGACGTGCCGGTGCGCAGCAGCCGCTCGCTGACCGACATCGTCCGCGCCAACGTCTTCACCCGGTTCAACGCCATCATCGGCGTGCTCTGGGTGATCATGCTGTGCGTCGCGCCGATCCAGGACAGCCTCTTCGGCTTCGTGATCCTGGCCAACACCGGCATCGGCATCATCCAGGAGTGGCGGGCGAAGAAGACGCTCGACTCCCTGGCCCTGATCGGCGAGGCACGGCCGACCGTGCGGCGGGACGGGACGGCGGCCGAGATCGGCACCTCGGAGATCGTGCTGGACGACGTCATCGAGATCGGCCCCGGGGACAAGGTCGTCGTCGACGGCGTGTGCGTAGAGGCGGACGGGCTGGAGATCGACGAGTCGCTGCTGACCGGCGAGGCCGACCCGGTCGTCAAGCAGCCGGGGGACCAGGTCATGTCCGGCAGCTTCGTGGTCGCGGGCGGCGGCGCGTACCGGGCGACGAAGGTGGGGCGTGAGGCGTACGCCGCGCAGCTCGCCGAGGAGGCCTCCCGTTTCACCCTGGTCCAGTCCGAACTGCGCTCCGGCATCTCCACCATCCTGAAGTACGTCACCTGGATGATGGTCCCGACCGCGATCGGCCTGATCCTCAGCCAGCTGCTCGCCAAGGACGACGACCTGGACGACTCGATCGCGCGGACGGTCGGCGGCATCGTGCCCATGGTCCCGGAGGGCCTGGTCCTGCTCACCTCCGTCGCCTTCGCGATCGGCGTGATCCGGCTCGGCCGCAAGCAGTGCCTCGTCCAGGAGCTGCCCGCCATCGAGGGCCTGGCCCGCGTCGACACCGTCTGCCTGGACAAGACCGGCACCCTCACCGAGGGCGGCATGGACGTCACCGAGCTGCGCACCCTCGACGGCGCCGACGAGGGGTACGTCCGCACGGTGCTCGGCGCCCTCGGCGAGTCCGACCCGCGCCCGAACGCGTCCCTGCAGGCGATCATCGACACCTACCCGGTCGCCGATTCCGCCGAGGACTGGCGCTGCACGGAGTCGCTGCCGTTCTCCTCCGCCCGCAAGTACAGCGGCGCCACCTTCGGCGAGGGCGACGGCACCTCCAGCACGTGGCTGCTGGGCGCACCCGACGTGCTGCTGCCCGAGGACGCCCCCGCCCTCGCCGAGACCGTGCGGCTCAACGAGCGGGGCCTGCGGGTCCTGCTGCTCGCCCGCGCCGCCCGCGAGCTCGACGACCCCGGGGTGGCCGAGGATGCCACGCCCGTCGCCCTGGTCGTCCTGGAGCAGCGGCTGCGCCCGGACGCCGCCGACACCCTGCGCTACTTCGCCGACCAGGACGTCCGCGCCAAGGTCATCTCCGGTGACAACGCGGTGTCGGTCGGGGCGGTGGCCGCCAAGCTGGGGCTCTCCGGCACCACCGTCGACGCGCGCCGACTGCCCGCCGGGCGGGAGGAGATGGCCGGGGCGCTCGACGAGGGCACGGTGTTCGGGCGGGTCACCCCGCAGCAGAAGCGGGACATGGTGGGCGCCCTCCAGTCACGCGGGCACACGGTCGCGATGACCGGCGACGGGGTGAACGACGTCCTGGCGCTGAAGGACGCCGACATCGGCGTGGCGATGGGCTCGGGCTCGGAGGCCACCAGGGCGGTCGCGCAGATCGTGCTGCTCGACAACAGCTTCGCCACGCTGCCGTCGGTGGTGGCGGAGGGCCGCCGGGTCATCGGCAACATCACCCGGGTCGCGACGCTGTTCCTGGTGAAGACCGTGTACTCGGTGCTGCTGGCGATCCTGGTGGTCTGCTCCCAGGTCGAGTACCCGTTCCTGCCCCGGCACCTCACCCTGCTCTCCACGCTCACCATCGGCGTCCCGGCCTTCTTCCTGGCGCTCGCCCCGAACAAGGAGCGGGCCAGACCCCACTTCGTGCGGCGGGTGATGCGCTACGCCGTCCCGGGCGGGGTGGTGGCCGCGGCGGCGACCTTCGCGACGTACCTCGTGGCCCGGCGGCACTACTCCGGTCCGGGGGCGCTGGACGCGGAGACCAGCGCGGCGACGCTGACGCTGTTCCTGGTCTCGATGTGGGTGCTGGCGATCATCGCCCGGCCCTACACCTGGTGGCGTGTGGTGCTGGTCGCGGCGATGGGCGCGGGCTTTCTGGTGGTGCTGGTGGTGCCGTGGCTCCAGGACTTCTTCGCGCTGAAGCTGGTGGGCGTGACCATGCCGTGGGCCGCCGTCGGCATCGCGGCGGTGGCGGCGGGGCTGCTGGAGCTGGCGTGGCGGTGGGTGGACCGGCGGCTGCCCGTGTGAGGTCTTCCCGCCGGACGTGAGCGGCTCGGGCCCGGATGTCCTCGGTGCGCTCGAAAGAGCGCACCGAGGACGCTCCTCCCTCGACCGTCCTCGTGTGCGCGGGGACCTAGTCCCTCGACCGTCCTCGTGTGCGCGGGGACCTAGTCGAACCAGCGGTCCCGGGCCAGTTCCTCCGTGCGGGACTCGTCCTCCAGGAGGGCGGCGACCTCGAAGCGGCGCGGCCACTGCCCCGCCGCCCAGGCGAGCCCCGCGGCGACGCCCTCCAGGGTCGCGGCGTGCAGCACGCCGTCGTCCGTCAGCCGCCAGTCGACGTCCACTCCGTCGACGACCAGCTCCTCGTGCTCCACGTACGACGCGGGGGTCCGCGCCCCCAGCAGCACCCGCACCGGCTCCGGCACGTCGTGCTCGGTGCCCTCGGAGTCCACCTCGCCGGTGACGGACTCGCTCAACCGCCGCACCTGGAACAGCTCCGCCAGCTCGACGGCGCGGGCCGGCCGTACGGGCAGCAGCGGCACACCCGACGTGAAGGGCAGCAGGTCCGGCGAGTCCACCACCACGGCGTCGGCGGCGTCCACCACCTCCACCCGTCCGTCCACCACGGCCCGCACCTCGTCCGGGAGGGTCACCTGCTCCGGGTCCAGCTCGGCCAGCGCGCCGTACAGGGCATGCAGCTGGGCGGCGGTGACCGGGCGGTCCGGGTCGGCGAGCCGGTCCAGCAGCTCCGCACCGCCACCGGGCTCGTCGAGGAGGGCGGCGACCGACGTGCGTACGCCCAGCGCCCGCAGCACCTGCTCGTCCTCGAAACCGGTGGCGTCGGCCTCGTCGTACAGGCCCCGCAGCAGCGGGTCGCCGCCCGCCGCGCGCAGACCCGCCGGACGCCGCCCGCCGAGCACCGGGTGCCCGCGCAGCCACCACGCGGTGTACGGCCGTACGACCTCGTGCGTGCCGTCGTGCAGGAGGACGCGCACGGGCTGGACGAGGGCGTCGCGCAGCGGCGGCTGCGACAGCAGGGCGAGGGCCTGCGGCCACCGGTCGTCGTCCACGAGGTCCAGGTCGCGCACGGCGACGATCTCGGTGGCGACCGGGGGAACGGGGGCTTCGGGGAAGCGGTCGAGGACGTCCTCGCTCCACACGTCCACGGCGTCCAGCAGGCCCGCGTCGTCCGGCTCGGCGAAGTCGCCCTCGCGGGGCTCCAGTTCGTCGGGGTCGAGGACCACGTCGGTGGCCCGGACCAGGGCGAAGGTGACGAGCACGCCGCAGGCCGCCAGGGGCTCCGGCCCCCACTTGCGCGCCAGCTCCACGTCCACGGCGGCGAGTTCGTCCTCGCGCATGACCTCGGCGAACGGGCCGCCGGGGAAGACGAGTTCGCCCGCCGGGGAGAGCTCGCCGTCCTCGTCGGGCAGGGCGAGCGCGCCGAGCCAGGGCTCGTCCCCGGGGCCGAGCCCGGCGTCGCGGACCAGGCCGAGGACGGTGTCGGCCAGTTCGTCGGCGTCGAGGGTGTCCTCCTCCCAGTTCGCCCCGCCCTCGTCCGCCAGGGACGCGGCGACGGCGGCCCGCACCTGCGGGGTGGTGAGCACGGCCCGCGGGGTGGCCGGGAGGGCGCCGAGCTTCTCCAGGAGCCCGTGGGCGGCGTCCGGGTGGGCGATCTTCAGGCCGAGACGGGTGAGCACCCCGGGGTCGAGGGACGCGGCGTCCGCGGAGGGCAGGAGCACCTGCCGGGGCCCGATGGCCGTCCGGCTTCCCCCGGTGCCGAAAGCCTGGGAGGCGCCCCCAGCGAGCGGCACCGGCAGCCCCGTCAGCCGGTCCGGGTCGACCCCGGCGAGGCTGTCGTAGAGCCGCCACCACCAGTCGGGGGCCTTCTCCAGACCGGCCAGCCGGTCGATCGCGTCGGTCAGCGGCACCCGGGCCACGCCCAGCGTGCGCAGCTCCGCGCGGCGCTCCAGGCCGGCGGGGAGCAGCGTCGGCAGCACCTCCGCGAGGACCCGCACGGTGTCGGCGCCCGCGCCCTCGACCACCTCGGCGTCGCGGGGCCGCAGGGACTCGGGCAGGTCGGGGTCGTCCTCGCGCGGCTCGACGGCGGGCGGCAGGAAGGAGGTGCGCGGCAGCCGCTGAAGGATCGCCTGCCGCAGCACGCCGTCCAGCTCGCCCTTGCCCAGCGGGCCGGGAATCAGGTCGATGAGGCCGACGGCGACCGGCCGCCAGTCGGCGAGCAGCCCGGCGTAGGCGTCCGCCGCCCGCTCCGCCAGGAAGTCCGTCAGCGGGCCGCGCGCGGCGTGCCGGCGGGTGGAGTCCAGCGGGAAGGACGCGATCAGCAGGGCGGGTACGCCGAGGGGCTCGTCGCTCGGGGTGGGGGCGTGCACGACGGGGCTGGTGCGGGGGCGGGCGGGAGCGCCGTCGGCGTCCACGGGCACCGCCCAGGTCACCGACCAGTGCGGGCGCAGCCGCTCCTCGACCGGCCGGTCGGCGAGGAGGTCGGGGGTGAGCGGGCCGTGCGCGGCGGCGGTGCGCCAGCGGGTGGTGCCCTCGCGGGAGTCCTCGACGACGGTCAGCGGGCCCTCGGTGCGGCGGGACAGCGTGCGCACGTCGTCCGCGACCTCGACGACGACCTCCTCGAGACCCGGCAGGGCGAGGAGCAGGGCGTCGTCCACGGCGTGCAGGAGCCGTTCGGCGAGGTCGGCGGCGGCCGTGTCGCGCAGCGGGAGGATGACGGCCGTGTCGTACGGGCCGGGGGCGCTGCCCTCGGCGGGGAACGGCAGCCGCAGCAGCGGGACGTGCCCGTCGCGCCGCCGGACCTCGTCCCCGAGGCCGGGGCTGTGTCGGGCGGTGTCGGCGGCCAGGTCCCGCGCCTCGGCCAGGGACCAGCGCACCCCGCCGTGCCGGCCGACGACGGCGGGCTCGTCGGTGACGGCCAGGACGGCGGCGAAGCCGACGCCGAACCGGCCGACCGCGCTGTCCCCGGCGTCGCGCTTGGCGGAGGCGCGCAGGGTGGACAGCGACTCGACGCCGGCCGCGTCCAGCGGGGCGCCGGTGTTGGCGGCGACGAGGACGCCGTCGCGCAGGGTGAGCCGGAGCCGGCCGGGTACGCCGGACCGGGCGGCGGCGTCGGCGGCGTTCTGCGCGAGTTCGACGACCAGCCGGTCGCGGTAGCCGCCGAGGACGAGGTCCTCCTCCGCGTTGGCGTCCTCACGGAACCGGGCGGGGCTCGTCGCCCAGGCGTCCAGCACCCCGCGCCGCAGACGTGCCGTACCGAACGGATCGGCGCCCTCGGCGGCAGGCTGCACGAACATGCTCACGGTGACTCTCCTCATCGACGGGCCACGAAGGTACCGCGAGGACCCGGCCCCACCGGTGCGGACGCCGGGTCGGGGCCCCCTGGGGGGGGCCGCCGCGCTACGAGTGCCCCAGCTCCGCCGACGCCTCGTCCTCGGCCGGGGGGACCGAACCGGAGTCCGCCGCCGGCCGCAGCGGGAACGGGTCGACCCGCGTCTCGTCGATCACCGGCGGAGCCGGCTGCGGCGGCCTCGGCATCACCGCCGCCTCGGAGTGCCCTCCGCACCCGTAGGCCAGCGACACGACCCGGCCGTCCGCCGGGGAGAACTCGTTGGCGCACACGCCGAAGGCCTGTCCCAGCGAGCCGCCGATGCGGGCCAGGAAGCCGCAGCTCACGCAGGAGGCGGGGGCCGCCTGGGCCATCGGGGTCTTCGGACCGTAGGAGTCCTCCCAGCGGTCGGCGGCGACGTGCAGCCCGTACCGGGAGAGGACGCGGGTGCGGCGCAGGCCCAGTTCCTCCGCGACCGCCGAGATCGTGCCGCGGGCCGGGACGGTGGACAGTTCGGCCGGGGGCCCGGCCGTGACCTCGGCGTCCTCGGCCTCCACCAGGTCGGCCATCTCGTGGGAGACGACGGAGTTCGGCGGCGGCTCGTCCTCGCCGGTCCAGCCGGGCTCCAGCCGCAGGTCCTCGGCGTCGGTGGGCAGCAGGTCTCCCGGGCCCATGTCGCCGGGGCGCAGGCGCTCGCTCCAGGGCACCCACTCGGGCGCGAGGAGGGCGTCGGGGCCGGGCAGCAGCACCGCCTCGTCCACCGTCACGATCTTGGCGCGGGAGGCGCGGGCCACGGTCACGGCCCAGCGCCAGCCGCGGTACCCGAGCTCCTTGCAGGCGAAGAAGTGGGTGACGACCCGGTCGCCCTCCGACACCGCCCCCTCGTGCTCGCCGACGACGCCGGGGGCGGCGGCCTCCTCGGCTGCGGCGCGGGCGAGGTCGACGGCCTCGGCGCACAGACGGTCAGGGGTGCGGCTTCGCGTTGTCGCTGCGCTCACAGGTATCGCTTCTCTCCATACGCCGTCTCACGAGTGCGCCGCTGCCTGCGAGGGGCGAACGGAGCGGACCTGTGGACCGCGTCGACGTCCGCGCCCGATCGCGCTCGGGCACACCTACGCCATCCATTCTGCGGGATGGCCGTAAGGCGCGCGGCCGAGAACGTTCGCCACGGCGCGCTAGGCACGCTACCTGCTCATGTGCGCTGGGCCTACACCGACGGGAGTTTCGGCGGTGTACGGTACCGCGTTCCCCGGTGCTGTCACCCGACTCGATCACCGCCATCCGCGCCGTATCGACGCTATAGCCCCCGCTCTCGGGGCACTATGACGGGGTGGCAGCCGCACGGACGGAGTTCAAGGGCGGGAGCCGGGGGCGCGGCCCCGGCTCCCGGTTCCGTGCGGTCGGCCGGGCGCTGCGCCTCCCGGTGACGGGTACCGCGCGCGGCATCCGCAAGGCGACCCACGCGCACGGCGCCGGCGAGTCCGGCCTCGGCAAGCTGATCGAGCTGCACGGGGTGAACGGCGCCGGCGACGTCATGATCACCGTCGCCCTGGCCTCCACCGTCTTCTTCTCCGTCCCCACCGACGAGGCGCGCGGCCGGGTCGCGCTCTACCTCGCCATCACCATGGCCCCCTTCACGCTCCTCGCGCCGGTGATCGGCCCCCTGCTGGACCGCCTGCCGCACGGCCGCCGCGCCGCGATGGCCGTCGCGATGGGTGCCCGGGCGCTGCTCGCGCTGGTGCTGTCGGGGGCGGTGGTCAGCGGGAGCATCGGGATGTATCCGGCCGCGCTCGGTGTGCTGGTCGCCTCGAAGGCGTACGGCGTGGTCCGAAGCGCCGTCGTGCCGCGGCTGCTGCCGCCCGGCTTCTCCCTGGTGAAGGCCAACTCGCGGGTCACGCTGTGCGGGCTGCTGGCCACCGGCGTCGCCGCGCCGGTCGCGGCCGGCCTCCAGCAGGTCGGGCCGCGCTGGCCGCTGTACGGCGCTTTCGTGATCTTCATCGCGGGGACCGTGCTGTCGTTCACGCTGCCGCCGAAGGTCGACTCGGCGCGCGGCGAGGACCGGGCGCTGCTCGCCGCGGACGAGCGGCACCTGCACGGCCCGCACCGCAGGCCCGTCAAGCGTCCCGGGCTGCGCACGGTGGGTCCGGCGGTGACGCACGCGCTGGCCGCCAACGCCGCGATCCGCTGCCTGACCGGCTTCCTGATCTTCTTCCTGGCCTTCCTGCTGCGCGTGCACCCGCTGTCCGGGCAGAGCGCGGCCGTGTCGCTGGGCATCGTGGGCGTGGCGGCGGGCGCGGGCAACGCGCTGGGCACGGCGGTCGGGGCGTGGCTGCGTTCGCGGGCGCCGGAGGTCATCATCGTGACGGTCGTCGCGGTGGTGCTGGGCGCCGCGGTCACGGCCGCGGTGTTCTTCAGCACCGTGCTGGTGGCCTGTCTGGCCGCGGTCGCGGGGTTCGCCCAGGCGCTGGCCAAGCTGTCCCTGGACGCGCTGATCCAGCGGGACGTGCCCGAGCAGGTCCGCACCTCGGCGTTCGCGCGCTCCGAGACGCTGCTCCAGGTCTCCTGGGTGCTCGGCGGGGCGGTCGGGATCGTGCTGCCGCTGAGCGGGACGCTGGGCCTGTCGGTCGCCGCGGCGATCATCGCCGCCGGGTGGCTGACGACCGTACGGGGGCTGATCGACTCGGCCCGGCGCGGGGGACGGGCCCGGCCGAGGGTGGCGTGACCACGCCACGCCGTACCCAGGTGGGGGGCGGGCCACAAGCGCCGTATAGCCTTCGCCCATGACCACGTTGCCCCGCGGCACCGCCGCTATCGGACACGGCGTAGTGCGACGCCGCCGCGCCGTCGCCGCCGCCGGCGCCGTATCCGCCGGACTGCTCCTGTTGTCAGCCTGCGACCAGCCCACGCCCATGGGCACGGTCACGGTCGGCAGTGACTCGGTCAGTTCCGAGGCCACCTGTGGCGGTCACGACAAGGTCCTGGAGAACGCCGAGATCCAGAAGTGCCTCCAGGACGACGACGTCGACTCCATCACGGTCAACCCCGACGACACCGTGCGTTTCGGCGTGGACCCCGAGGTCGCCGACCAGCGCTGGACGATCCTGATGAACGGTCAGCAGCTGACCGACGACACGGACAACACCTACCGCACGGTGCCGGGCAGCGTCTTCTTCAACGCCCAGTACGGCGCCCAGGGCGACTCGACGCTCGTCACCATCAAGGCAGGCGACGGCAAGGACGACAGCGAGGAGGCCACCGGTCTGTGGTCCTTCAAGCTGAAGAAGGACGACTGACCACGTCCTCCGTGCACATCCTCGTGGCCACCGCGGTCCCCGTCGAACGGGACGCGGTGGCTCGGG
This region of Streptomyces ambofaciens ATCC 23877 genomic DNA includes:
- a CDS encoding DUF2771 domain-containing protein, producing the protein MTTLPRGTAAIGHGVVRRRRAVAAAGAVSAGLLLLSACDQPTPMGTVTVGSDSVSSEATCGGHDKVLENAEIQKCLQDDDVDSITVNPDDTVRFGVDPEVADQRWTILMNGQQLTDDTDNTYRTVPGSVFFNAQYGAQGDSTLVTIKAGDGKDDSEEATGLWSFKLKKDD
- a CDS encoding MFS transporter; this translates as MAAARTEFKGGSRGRGPGSRFRAVGRALRLPVTGTARGIRKATHAHGAGESGLGKLIELHGVNGAGDVMITVALASTVFFSVPTDEARGRVALYLAITMAPFTLLAPVIGPLLDRLPHGRRAAMAVAMGARALLALVLSGAVVSGSIGMYPAALGVLVASKAYGVVRSAVVPRLLPPGFSLVKANSRVTLCGLLATGVAAPVAAGLQQVGPRWPLYGAFVIFIAGTVLSFTLPPKVDSARGEDRALLAADERHLHGPHRRPVKRPGLRTVGPAVTHALAANAAIRCLTGFLIFFLAFLLRVHPLSGQSAAVSLGIVGVAAGAGNALGTAVGAWLRSRAPEVIIVTVVAVVLGAAVTAAVFFSTVLVACLAAVAGFAQALAKLSLDALIQRDVPEQVRTSAFARSETLLQVSWVLGGAVGIVLPLSGTLGLSVAAAIIAAGWLTTVRGLIDSARRGGRARPRVA
- a CDS encoding DUF3027 domain-containing protein, translating into MSAATTRSRTPDRLCAEAVDLARAAAEEAAAPGVVGEHEGAVSEGDRVVTHFFACKELGYRGWRWAVTVARASRAKIVTVDEAVLLPGPDALLAPEWVPWSERLRPGDMGPGDLLPTDAEDLRLEPGWTGEDEPPPNSVVSHEMADLVEAEDAEVTAGPPAELSTVPARGTISAVAEELGLRRTRVLSRYGLHVAADRWEDSYGPKTPMAQAAPASCVSCGFLARIGGSLGQAFGVCANEFSPADGRVVSLAYGCGGHSEAAVMPRPPQPAPPVIDETRVDPFPLRPAADSGSVPPAEDEASAELGHS
- a CDS encoding sacsin N-terminal ATP-binding-like domain-containing protein — translated: MSMFVQPAAEGADPFGTARLRRGVLDAWATSPARFREDANAEEDLVLGGYRDRLVVELAQNAADAAARSGVPGRLRLTLRDGVLVAANTGAPLDAAGVESLSTLRASAKRDAGDSAVGRFGVGFAAVLAVTDEPAVVGRHGGVRWSLAEARDLAADTARHSPGLGDEVRRRDGHVPLLRLPFPAEGSAPGPYDTAVILPLRDTAAADLAERLLHAVDDALLLALPGLEEVVVEVADDVRTLSRRTEGPLTVVEDSREGTTRWRTAAAHGPLTPDLLADRPVEERLRPHWSVTWAVPVDADGAPARPRTSPVVHAPTPSDEPLGVPALLIASFPLDSTRRHAARGPLTDFLAERAADAYAGLLADWRPVAVGLIDLIPGPLGKGELDGVLRQAILQRLPRTSFLPPAVEPREDDPDLPESLRPRDAEVVEGAGADTVRVLAEVLPTLLPAGLERRAELRTLGVARVPLTDAIDRLAGLEKAPDWWWRLYDSLAGVDPDRLTGLPVPLAGGASQAFGTGGSRTAIGPRQVLLPSADAASLDPGVLTRLGLKIAHPDAAHGLLEKLGALPATPRAVLTTPQVRAAVAASLADEGGANWEEDTLDADELADTVLGLVRDAGLGPGDEPWLGALALPDEDGELSPAGELVFPGGPFAEVMREDELAAVDVELARKWGPEPLAACGVLVTFALVRATDVVLDPDELEPREGDFAEPDDAGLLDAVDVWSEDVLDRFPEAPVPPVATEIVAVRDLDLVDDDRWPQALALLSQPPLRDALVQPVRVLLHDGTHEVVRPYTAWWLRGHPVLGGRRPAGLRAAGGDPLLRGLYDEADATGFEDEQVLRALGVRTSVAALLDEPGGGAELLDRLADPDRPVTAAQLHALYGALAELDPEQVTLPDEVRAVVDGRVEVVDAADAVVVDSPDLLPFTSGVPLLPVRPARAVELAELFQVRRLSESVTGEVDSEGTEHDVPEPVRVLLGARTPASYVEHEELVVDGVDVDWRLTDDGVLHAATLEGVAAGLAWAAGQWPRRFEVAALLEDESRTEELARDRWFD